The Endozoicomonas sp. 4G DNA segment GTGCTCCGCTCAACAGGTGATATTCCTGAGCTGGTGGGTCAGGTGCAGATGTTTGTTGGCAACAGTCAGGCGCTTGCCGCCATTCTTATGCTTCTGGTCGGGCTGCTGATTACTATGGGTATTGGTTCTTCGTTCTCAACGGTGCCGATTATTGCCACCCTTTATGTGCCGCTGGGTATGGAGCTCGGTTTTACGCCGCTGGCGATAGCCTGTCTGGTAGGTGCCGCAGGAGCGTTAGGGGATGCGGGCTCTCCGGTTTCAGAATCCACCATTGGCCCCACCGCTGGCTTGAATGTGGATGGTCAGCACGACCACATTCGGGATTCGGTGATTCCCACCTTTTTACACTTCAATATTCCCATGATCATTTTTGGCTGGATTGCCGCCATGATTCTCTGAGCCAAAAATGAAAACGGGGCCAGTTGGCCCCGCGTGCATCACTCATCAAGCGGTGGATTACAGCTCGAGTTCAGACCGATACTTTTCAACCACCTTGGCAGGCAAGGGGATGTAGCCATCTTTAACCACCACTTCCTGACCCTGCTGGGACAGCACCAGTTTCAGGAATTCAGCTTCCATGGGAGGCAGTTTCTTGTTGGGCTGCTTGTTAACGTATACATACAGGAAACGAGACAGTGGGTAAGAGTTGTTGACAGCGTTAGTGGGCGTGGCTTCAACAAAGGGCTGACCGGCTTTTCTGGCCAGGGGGACAGTACGTACACTGGACGTCTGGTAGCCAATCCCGGAATAGCCAATGCCATTAACAGAAGCACTGACCGATTGTACGACAGAAGCAGAACCCGGCTGTTCGTTGACGTTGTTACGGAAGTCACCTTTACACAGGGCTTTCTTCTTGAAGTAACCGTAGGTGCCGGATACCGAGTTACGGCCATATAGCTGGATTGAACGGTTTTTCCAGACTCCGTCCAGACCCGCACCGCCCCAAGTGGTGATGTCTTTGTCGCCGCCACACTTGCGGGTGGAAGAGAAAATAGCGTCCACCTGCGCCATGGTCAGCCCCTTGATGGGGTTGTCTTTGTTGACGAAAACCGCCAGAGCATCAATAGCGACCGGAACGGCAGTGGGCTTGTAGCCGTGTTTCTTCTCAAAAGCTTCCAGTTCCTTGTCTTTCATTTTGCGGCTCATGGGGCCGATGTTGGAAGTCCCTTCAGTCAGGGCGGGTGGTGCAGTCGAAGAACCCGCTGCCTGAATCTGTACATTGACATTAGGGTATTCACGTTTGAAATCTTCTGCCCACAGGGTCATCAGATTGGCCAACGTGTCAGAGCCGACACTGGACAGGTTGCCTGATACACCACTGGCTTTCTGGTAAGTGGGGATTTCGGCGTCGATCTGACTGGCAGAAGCCGCCTGTATGCCAGCAGCAAGGGTCATTGTTGTTATTAGGGCTTTAAGTTTCATCCGTGTCTCTCCTGAAGGGATTTTTTGAGCCTCTCTTTAACGGCTGTAGGCACTTTAACGGCTGTAGGCACTTTAACGGCTGTAGGCACTTCTACGACTATAGGCATGTATCTACTGACAAAAACTATAAGGTGAAAATGTGACAGTTATATGACCGACGAAGAAAGCCGTTTATTCGCAATCTGAAGTGATTGTCTTACGGGCAGACACAGGATGTTGTCAGAGTAAACCGGTCAGAAATAGCCAGTTCCAGCTGATCCCCCTGTTTCAAAGGACCGACACCAGCCGGAGTCCCTGTGAGGATAATATCACCGGGTTCCAGTGTGAAATGACGGCTGATATAGCTGATCAGTCCCGGAATGGAAGTCAGCATGTGGGCTGACGTGTCTTTCTGACGAATCTGGCCATTGATTTTAAGGCTGAAGTGAATGTCATCAAAATCAGGCAGGTATTCCTTGGCAATAAAGCCTGAAACAGGGCAGCTGCCGTCAAACGCCTTGGCTATTTCCCAGGGCAGCCCCTTCGCTTTCAGCCGGGATTGAACATCCCGGAGCGTCAGATCCAGTGCCAGCCCTATTGCTTTGATAGCATCAATACTCTCACTCTCACAGGCATTCTGGAGTTGGGTATCTATCAGGATCGCTATTTCTGTTTCATGATGCACTTCACCGCGATCGACGGGGATAGCAAAAGGAGTCTCCAAGGATACCAGGGAGGTTGAAGGCTTGATAAACAACACCGGGTCATCGGGCAGAGGGTTGTTTAATTCCCGGATATGCTCAACATAGTTACGACCGACACAGACAACTTTGCCGGTCGGCAGGTTAATGCGATCGCCACTTAGCCAATGATGCCTGTACTTCATGAGGCTTCCTTTTTGTTGGTTTGTTCTTGTATTGTTATTTTGCTCATAGCTTGATACATCATGAGTATTAATCAGTCGTTTATTCATGCTACAACTATCATTCACAGTACAGACATTCGTTTTCCAGATTAACCGGATCCCAGGAGCACGTCATGTCCGAAGAACTCCAGATCAATATCCAGAACCTGCACGACCTGATTGAAGGGCAACCTGTGGATGATTGTACAGCAGGCGCCCTCAAGCAGATTACCGACGAGCTACAGCTGGCGCTGGCTCAGGCAGAGGGCGACATACCCCTGCAGGACTACAACGAACAGCTTGAGCAGGAAGCCATCAAATTTTCCGAAGACCACCCGGCATTGTCTCAGGCTATCAGACAGATTCTGACTACGTTGTCGAGTATAGGTGTCTGAAACAGAAACGCATCATAACTGCTCTACACTCGAGGTTTAAACCCCGTCGTGGTGATTGGACAAAAAATCCAGAGGTTGCCTCCTTAAGATAAGGCTCTTTTTCTTTTGTGTGCTATTATCCTCAGCCCGACTGGTTGTAAAGCCAGCTACTATACACGGTAGATAATAAGACATCTGAGCCATTGTTATGCCCTCTATTTCCCTGGACAAGAGTAAGATTCGATTCCTCCTTCTGGAGGGCGTTCACCCGTCTGCTGTGGAAGTGCTTGAAGCTTCCGGCTACACCAATATTGATTATGTGTCCAAGTCGTTACCAGATGACGAGCTGAAAAGCCGGATTGCCGAAGCACACTTTGTCGGCATTCGCTCCCGGACCCAGCTGACCGAGGACATCTTTGCCGCAGCCCGGAAGCTGATTGCCGTCGGTTGTTTCTGTATCGGTACCAATCAGGTTGAGCTGGTTGCTGCTACCTCCCGTGGCATTCCAGTCTTCAATGCACCCTATTCCAATACTCGTTCTGTTGCTGAACTGGTATTGGCTGAAGCCATTCTTTTGCTGCGAGGTGTTCCTGAAAAAAATGCGGTTGCTCACCGGGGTGGCTGGCAGAAAAGTGCCGCCAAATCCTACGAAATTCGCGGCAAAAAGCTGGGTATTATCGGTTACGGCAATATCGGCAGCCAGCTGAGTGTTCTGGCTGAATCTATGGGCATGGACGTCTATTACTACGATGTGGTGACTAAACTGTCCATCGGTAATGCCAGCCAGGTAGGCAGTCTCAATGAACTGCTGGCCATGTCGGATGTGGTCAGCCTGCACGTTCCTGAAACACCTGCCACTCAATGGATGTTTGGTAAAGAGCAGTTTGCGGCCATGAAAGAAGGCAGTATTCTGATCAATGCTTCCCGTGGAACCGTTGTCGACATTCAGTCCCTGGCCCGTGCCATTGAAACAGGCAAGTTGCTGGGTGCTGCCATTGATGTTTTCCCGGAAGAACCACGTTCCAACCATGAAGAGTTTGTCAGCCCGCTGCGTGGGCTCGATAATGTGATTCTGACGCCTCATGTAGGCGGCAGCACCCAGGAAGCGCAGGAAAATATCGGTCGTGAAGTCTCTGAGAAGTTTATTATGTACAGTGACAATGGTACAACATTGTCGTCTGTTAATTTCCCCGAAGTGTCACTGCCAGCTCATCCGGACAAGCACCGTATCCTGCATATTCACGAGAATATCCCCGGTGTTCTGGGAGCGATCAACAGGGTCTTTTCCAAAAATAATATCAATATCAGCGGTCAGTTCCTGCAAACTAACGAATCTGTCGGTTATGTGGTGACTGACGTCGATGCTGATCACAGTGAGATTGCGCTGGAGAAGCTGAAAGAAATTGATGGTACTATTCGTTGTCGGATTCTTTACTGAGGTGGGTATGGGTGGATGTTGAGTCCGGCTGTTTTATTGATACCTTTCTCCTCGGCAAATGCCAAGGCATCCAGCAAAGCTATATTTGGAGCTTTTGCTTTTTCGCAGACTTCTGTAAAGCGATCAAAGACATCGTTTTCGACTGTCATGCCTTCATATTCAGAAATAACCTGTGTAGAGTCTTCATCCATTAGGTCTAAACGTGCAGTTGCCATATTTCACCCCTCTGTTTGTACGGATATCTACCGTGTAGATAGAGTTTCGATCTGGGAGTGCCTATAAGCAAGCTGGATGGGTAAATTAAGGATAAAGACTTAGTTGTTCGACGTTCGCTTTCAGCTTGGCAAAAAGCTTTCTGGCTCAAACTGCTCGCTATTTGTCGATCGATAATCTGCTGCCATTGCTGAGAAAGCTCCTCAGGCTACTGCCTGGTATTGATTTTTAGTACTTCGGCAGCCACCAGGTCGATCTGCTTGAAGTCGTGTTCAGTCAGAAACTCGAACTGTTTTCGCTTCCGTTTACTCAACTTGCCTTCGTTGTCGAGAATAATCTTGACCATCAGGCGCAGCTCTTTTGCCGATAGATCAAGCAAATCATCCAGAGCCCGGTAGAGGCGGTCGGCCAGTACCAGCGTGTCTATTTCTTTGGGCAGCAGGTGCGCAGCTACATCGCCAATCACTTCGCAAAGCCATTGGCAATAGTGAGTCAGATCCAGATAGCGGAACAGGTGATCTGTTTCTCCTTCTATAGTGATGTGTCCGGCTTCATCGATGTAGTAATCTGTCTGGGCGCATATGGCTCTGGATAGCAGATCCAGTGTTTGATAATAGTCTTTTTGGCGGTTCAGAATCCCGCCAGACACCGGCAGAATAATCCCCGATTTCAGAATGCCGGACTTCGCCAGAACATCCTGGATCAGGTAACGGCTGATCCGGCCATTGCCATCTATAAAAGGGTGCAGATAGACAAAACTGGCTGAGAGAATCCCGGCTCGCACACTGGCGGGAACGTCTGAGTCGGCCAAGCGTTCTACCATGGTAAACCAGTCATCCATCAGGTCTTCGATGTTTTCCGGGCGTGGTGGTGGCAGGGCCACTCCCTGGGGGCCGGGGCCGCCGATGTAGTTTTGCTCAACCCGATAGTCAGGTTCCTGTTGGTGACCATCTTTAATGATGTTCTGGATTTCAATTAATCGCTCTTTGGTCAGTGGTGTCTGGCCTGCCATTTCCAGTGCCCGGCCGAAACGAATGTATTTATCAGGTGTGATGTTTTCGGATTCAATTTCTGAAGAGGTTCGGGTTTCGTAGGTGGTCAGGAAGCGCGAGGCTCTGGCAAATACTTCTTCGTCGTAATCAGCAAGGGCGCTGTGCAGACATTGTTCCAGGCTGGCATCGGACTCTTTACGCAGAGCATCCGTTTTTTGAACCAGTGGCAGGAATCTTCCATGTCCTGGTAGATTGTTGCGCAGACAGTATCGCCGAATATTAATGGGGTGAGCGGTAAAGTAGCGCTCTTCATCAAGAACCGACTCATATTTAACGGCTTTGCAGTCAGGCAGTGGCAACAAGGTTTCCGTAAGGTACTCATACCAGAACCACAAACGACGGCTCCAGCGGCCACTGGGGCGCTTCTGGATCGTGGACTGAATTTGATCTTTTGCGCCTGTTTGCAGAAAAACCTGTCGGAGATAAGCCGGGTTGGCACCTTCATGCTCTAAAGCAAACAGAAGGTGCCCTGCCAGAGTCTCTTCCGGTCTGGCGGAGTCGGGAAGGTTCTGTTCGAGAATCTCATGCCGTTTTATTTGGTCGGCCCTGGTCCCCAGTAAACCTCCGGTGAAGGAGCGAACAGAGTGGGGTACAACACTCAGCTGGAAATGTTCTTTCAACCATTCGTAGCCAATGGGGACTGGCATAAATCGAGCCTTTTATAGACAGCAAAAACTAAATACTGCCATAAAAAACTAAATTTACCCGAA contains these protein-coding regions:
- a CDS encoding fumarylacetoacetate hydrolase family protein; translated protein: MKYRHHWLSGDRINLPTGKVVCVGRNYVEHIRELNNPLPDDPVLFIKPSTSLVSLETPFAIPVDRGEVHHETEIAILIDTQLQNACESESIDAIKAIGLALDLTLRDVQSRLKAKGLPWEIAKAFDGSCPVSGFIAKEYLPDFDDIHFSLKINGQIRQKDTSAHMLTSIPGLISYISRHFTLEPGDIILTGTPAGVGPLKQGDQLELAISDRFTLTTSCVCP
- the serA gene encoding phosphoglycerate dehydrogenase yields the protein MPSISLDKSKIRFLLLEGVHPSAVEVLEASGYTNIDYVSKSLPDDELKSRIAEAHFVGIRSRTQLTEDIFAAARKLIAVGCFCIGTNQVELVAATSRGIPVFNAPYSNTRSVAELVLAEAILLLRGVPEKNAVAHRGGWQKSAAKSYEIRGKKLGIIGYGNIGSQLSVLAESMGMDVYYYDVVTKLSIGNASQVGSLNELLAMSDVVSLHVPETPATQWMFGKEQFAAMKEGSILINASRGTVVDIQSLARAIETGKLLGAAIDVFPEEPRSNHEEFVSPLRGLDNVILTPHVGGSTQEAQENIGREVSEKFIMYSDNGTTLSSVNFPEVSLPAHPDKHRILHIHENIPGVLGAINRVFSKNNINISGQFLQTNESVGYVVTDVDADHSEIALEKLKEIDGTIRCRILY
- a CDS encoding Fic family protein; amino-acid sequence: MPVPIGYEWLKEHFQLSVVPHSVRSFTGGLLGTRADQIKRHEILEQNLPDSARPEETLAGHLLFALEHEGANPAYLRQVFLQTGAKDQIQSTIQKRPSGRWSRRLWFWYEYLTETLLPLPDCKAVKYESVLDEERYFTAHPINIRRYCLRNNLPGHGRFLPLVQKTDALRKESDASLEQCLHSALADYDEEVFARASRFLTTYETRTSSEIESENITPDKYIRFGRALEMAGQTPLTKERLIEIQNIIKDGHQQEPDYRVEQNYIGGPGPQGVALPPPRPENIEDLMDDWFTMVERLADSDVPASVRAGILSASFVYLHPFIDGNGRISRYLIQDVLAKSGILKSGIILPVSGGILNRQKDYYQTLDLLSRAICAQTDYYIDEAGHITIEGETDHLFRYLDLTHYCQWLCEVIGDVAAHLLPKEIDTLVLADRLYRALDDLLDLSAKELRLMVKIILDNEGKLSKRKRKQFEFLTEHDFKQIDLVAAEVLKINTRQ
- a CDS encoding phosphate ABC transporter substrate-binding protein PstS family protein, which codes for MKLKALITTMTLAAGIQAASASQIDAEIPTYQKASGVSGNLSSVGSDTLANLMTLWAEDFKREYPNVNVQIQAAGSSTAPPALTEGTSNIGPMSRKMKDKELEAFEKKHGYKPTAVPVAIDALAVFVNKDNPIKGLTMAQVDAIFSSTRKCGGDKDITTWGGAGLDGVWKNRSIQLYGRNSVSGTYGYFKKKALCKGDFRNNVNEQPGSASVVQSVSASVNGIGYSGIGYQTSSVRTVPLARKAGQPFVEATPTNAVNNSYPLSRFLYVYVNKQPNKKLPPMEAEFLKLVLSQQGQEVVVKDGYIPLPAKVVEKYRSELEL
- a CDS encoding DUF4404 family protein; the protein is MSEELQINIQNLHDLIEGQPVDDCTAGALKQITDELQLALAQAEGDIPLQDYNEQLEQEAIKFSEDHPALSQAIRQILTTLSSIGV
- a CDS encoding DUF1778 domain-containing protein, translating into MATARLDLMDEDSTQVISEYEGMTVENDVFDRFTEVCEKAKAPNIALLDALAFAEEKGINKTAGLNIHPYPPQ